In Halichondria panicea chromosome 9, odHalPani1.1, whole genome shotgun sequence, a genomic segment contains:
- the LOC135341921 gene encoding COP9 signalosome complex subunit 2-like: protein MSDMDDDMYDDDDYDLEYTDDSQSTTDDEEVAIENEYYSSKSLKEEEPQSALAGFQRVLEMDQRKEKKGEWGFKALKQMLKLLFRIGEFEQMKGRYKQLLSYVKDAVTRNKSEKSINSILDYISTSQQSDLLQWFYETTLDALQDAKNDRLWFKTNTKLGKLCFDCGDYSRLARIVKQLHQSCLTADGMDDMKKGTQLLEVYALEIQMYTEQKNNKKLKALYEQSLHVKSAIPHPLIMGVIRECGGKMHLREGEFSRAHTDFFEAFKNYDESGSPRRLACLKYLVLANMLMKSGINPFDSQEAKPYKNNPEVLAMTNLVQAYQNDDITEFEKLLRTNRRTIMEDPFIREHIEDLLRNIRTQVLVKLIRPYTRVRIAFIAQELNIDGDEVESLLVSCILDNSVNGRIDQVKQILELDQEAQGSARYTALDKWAVQLQALHSSVLGKVI from the exons ATGTCAGACATGGACGATGATATGTACGATGATGATGACTATGACTTG GAGTACACTGATGATAGCCAGTCCACGACAGATGATGAGGAGGTTGCTATAGAGAATGAGTACTACAGCTCCAAGAGCCTCAAGGAAGAGGAGCCCCAGTCTGCACTGGCAGGGTTCCAGAGGGTCCTGGAGATGGACCAGAGGAAGGAGAAGAAGGGAGAGTGGGGCTTCAAGGCTCTCAAGCAAATGCTCAAACTACTCTTTAGAATC GGTGAGTTTGAGCAGATGAAAGGACGATACAAGCAGCTGCTCTCCTATGTCAAGGACGCAGTCACTAGAAATAAATCAGAGAAGTCTATTAACTCTATCTTGGACTACATCTCCACCTCACAGCAG TCGGACCTCCTGCAGTGGTTTTATGAGACCACCCTGGATGCCCTACAGGACGCTAAGAATGATCGACTCTGGTTCAAGACTAACACAAAG cTGGGAAAGCTGTGCTTTGATTGCGGTGACTACAGCAGACTGGCCAGGATAGTGAAGCAGCTGCATCAGTCCTGCCTCACTGCTGATGGGATGGATGATATGAAGAAAGGCACACAGCTGCTCGAAGTGTATGCATTGGAGATACAGATGTATACTGAGCAGAAGAATAACAAGAAATTAAAGGCACTTTATGAGCAGTCACTGCACGTCAAGTCTGCCATCCCTCACCCCCTCATCATGGGGGTCATCAGAG AGTGTGGGGGGAAGATGCACCTCCGGGAGGGAGAGTTCAGCCGAGCACACACTGACTTCTTTGAAGCCTTCAAGAACTACGATGAGTCAGGAAGTCCaag GCGACTGGCTTGTCTCAAGTATCTGGTGCTGGCCAACATGCTGATGAAGTCAGGGATCAACCCATTTGACTCTCAGGAA GCCAAACCCTACAAGAACAACCCTGAAGTACTGGCCATGACCAACCTGGTGCAGGCCTACCAGAACGATGACATCACTGAGTTCGAGAAGCTACTCCGTACAAACAG ACGCACGATCATGGAGGACCCATTTATACGGGAGCACATAGAGGACTTACTGAGAAACATTCGCACGCAAGTACTGGTCAAGCTCATCCGGCCCTACACTCGGGTCAGGATTGCCTTCATTGCACAG GAGCTCAACATTGACGGAGATGAGGTGGAGAGTCTCCTAGTCTCGTGTATCCTGGATAACTCTGTCAATGGCCGCATTGACCAAGTGAAGCAAATACTGGAGCTGGACCAAGAGGCCCAGGGAAGTGCCAG GTACACTGCTCTGGACAAATGGGCCGTGCAATTACAAGCTCTTCACTCCAGCGTGCTTGGAAAAGTCATTTAA
- the LOC135341870 gene encoding uncharacterized protein LOC135341870, producing the protein MEQTSHRRYSTSQREMSSSSSKPLTPNNPLLEVNPSACLLVLGAAATGSKSCRELMEAATRYLQTCKKLSFSAKKKVIAEIKKADKTDVGAALQRAVRILKEADSLSEWLQLVFHEASPTPLSPTLEQCLELQKQGALLACTQLDSLPGTRQATLHDEDAFKSWLSSDTAEEEEEYINVESDDGSIVLHLCGIYTRLDTVWTGDEEDSTRNYEPRHKNAFVKFKNILQRRLVIFVGFQGETQNRFVLNFINNFYTQSTERVLKYPPIILTSPNWQRGSSRKEVEGNVFSHFLTLQVQEEDAALLGNLISRGSKRNFSVARGLTDKQGGDGTKYQAFLLFNEKQSFRKLGEIIYHQSQSGEIYVRRDALTVAFDSGRILYSNIITYGGSGLRQLWGLVFADGSTLLGKGLVAFGLQNSAIVWIRGRPDGLGDVSEVSTTYAGKNTCTVATTTMMSLAPQAPAITTQPKFPEGSSSLWHLPGTPIAKSSIHVGPRAGSVYNFPAVTTNGHIRIPPPPKLIKISEAAKSTTATDGPITVTSHISVISSTHDTKSIVENKEARYMQAIVDLQERIDHQLASGVCATSESGLAFIKPSLLSQTGEQDNVSSFCPPRYCVAEAPELLLDIISQTPFVKIHEHTIEQFERPTITRDRMHPPSLKPLTPRDPDTSTDVPKLIPQQSHPPPHSILMSHPPPHSTATSPSPSRRDSDMSRKRKAQSLGEEPPPLRRHRPNMLLSTVPIQSSSPIVHPIVTNQARIPTPMAATSIPNYCLALNTFPVMLVNPTMPMVQPIPLGAGLAGNQLLYYMTPNSFPAAEQQQANNTSSLILSPHTLSRTSPADCNDDLDYSKPLKIERVCNDAAKHIAGGGAGGGVSPVAGREDRPGTDNKVSESECSEEPEEVGSSSPSVSPHSTLASDGSVQLWIFLLDLLLSPDYRHIIQWTGHKYEFHIVQPAALAILWGSYRNRPHMTYEKMSRALRYYYSRGILETVRGRRQTFCFCLDIFKYVSSNKDKKTLDYLRSCCQL; encoded by the exons ATGGAGCAGACATCCCATAGACGATACTCAACGAGTCAAAGAGAAATGAGCTCGAGCAGTAGCAAACCACTAACCCCCAACAATCCTTTGTTAGAAGTAAACCCCTCTGCCTGTCTCCTTGTGCTTGGTGCTGCAGCTACAGGCTCCAAGAGCTGCAGAGAACTGATGGAAGCAGCCACAAGATACTTACAAACTTGCAAGAAATTGTCCTTCTCTGCTAAAAAGAAAGTAATTGCAGAAATCAAGAAAGCTGACAAAACAGATGTTGGTGCAGCCCTGCAAAGAGCTGTTAGAATATTGAAGGAGGCAGATAGCCTGTCTGAATGGTTGCAGTTGGTGTTCCATGAagcaagccccacccctctctCTCCAACTCTAGAGCAATGTCTGGAGCTGCAGAAGCAAGGTGCCCTGTTGGCATGCACACAGCTGGACTCTCTGCCCGGCACCAGACAAGCTACTCTGCATGATGAGGATGCCTTCAAGAGTTGGTTGAGCTCAGACACAgcggaggaggaggaggaatACATTAACGTTGAGTCTGATGATGGCAGTATTGTCCTTCACTTGTGCGGCATCTACACAAGACTAGATACTGTCTGGACCGGAGATGAAGAAGATAGTACTAGAAATTATGAACCTCGGCACAAAAATGCATTCGTTAAATTCAAAAACATTCTTCAACGACGACTAGTTATATTTGTAGGGTTTCAAGGTGAAACACAGAATCGATTTGTTTTAAACTTTATAAACAATTTTTACACTCAATCAACCGAAAGAGTTTTAAAGTATCCTCCCATCATTCTCACAAGTCCAAACTGGCAGAGGGGAAGTTCTAGGAAAGAAGTTGAAGGAAACGTGTTCTCCCATTTTCTCACTCTCCAAGTACAAGAAGAAGACGCAGCGTTGCTAGGGAATCTGATCTCTCGTGGATCAAAGCGAAACTTCTCTGTTG CTCGCGGGTTGACAGATAAACAAGGCGGCGATGGGACCAAGTATCAAGCATTTCTGCTCTTCAACGAAAAGCAGAGCTTTCGTAAACTCGGGGAAATTATTTACCACCAGAGTCAATCAGGAGAGATCTATGTTCGACGTGACGCTCTGACAGTTGCATTCGATTCTGGGAGAATTCTGTACAGCAATATTATAACGTATGGTGGTAGTGGGCTGAGGCAGCTGTGGGGACTCGTGTTTGCAGATGGGTCCACTTTACTGGGGAAGGGTCTGGTCGCGTTTGGACTGCAAAACTCTGCCATTGTTTGGATACGAGGAAGACCAGATGGTTTGGGAGATGTGTCAG AGGTGAGTACCACGTATGCAGGTAAGAACACCTGCACAGTTGCAACTACTACCATGATGAGTTTAGCCCCTCAAGCCCCAGCCATCACCACTCAACCAAAGTTCCCTGAGGGCAGCTCGTCGTTATGGCACCTCCCTGGCACGCCCATTGCCAAGTCCTCCATACACGTTGGCCCGAGAGCAGGCAGTGTGTATAACTTCCCTGCAGTCACTACCAATGGACACATTCGTATCCCACCCCCTCCAAAACTCATAAAGATATCTGAAGCCGCTAAGAGCACTACGGCAACCGATGGTCCCATAACTGTGACCTCTCATATCTCAGTCATCAGCTCAACTCATGACACTAAATCGATTGTGGAGAACAAAGAAGCCAGGTACATGCAAGCCATAGTGGACTTGCAGGAGCGTATTGATCACCAGTTAGCCTCGGGTGTGTGTGCTACTTCAGAAAGTGGTCTAGCGTTTATAAAACCATCGTTACTTTCGCAGACTGGCGAACAAGACAACGTTTCGTCGTTCTGTCCTCCACGATACTGTGTGGCCGAAGCACCGGAACTGTTACTGGACATCATCAGTCAAACTCCTTTTGTGAAGATTCACGAACACACAATTGAACAATTTGAGAGACCAACAATAACAAGAGATAGAATGCACCCACCATCACTTAAACCCTTGACCCCACGGGATCCCGACACATCCACGGACGTACCTAAACTAATTCCACAACAGTCACATCCGCCCCCACACTCTATACTAATGTCTCATCCACCCCCACACTCTACAGCAACATCCCCTTCTCCTAGTAGACGAGACTCTGATATGTCTCGTAAGAGGAAGGCGCAGTCACTCGGTGAAGAACCACCTCCTCTCCGCCGCCATCGACCCAATATGTTGTTAAGTACTGTCCCTATCCAATCCTCCTCGCCCATTGTCCATCCCATTGTAACCAATCAAGCCAGAATACCCACGCCAATGGCTGCTACATCGATCCCAAATTACTGCCTAGCACTGAATACGTTTCCAGTGATGCTTGTGAACCCTACTATGCCGATGGTTCAGCCAATTCCATTGGGCGCTGGGTTGGCAGGCAACCAGCTATTGTATTACATGACACCAAATAGTTTTCCTGCAGCAGAGCAGCAACAGGCAAACAATACGTCATCACTTATACTCAGTCCTCACACTCTGTCTAGAACCTCTCCCGCTGACTGCAATGATGACCTGGACTATTCTAAACCACTCAAGATTGAGCGTGTCTGCAACGATGCTGCAAAGCATATAGCTGGAGGTGGTGCAGGAGGCGGTGTGTCGCCAGTTGCTGGGAGAgaggatcggcctgggactgATAACAAAGTGTCTGAGAGTGAGTGTTCTGAGGAGCCTGAAGAGGTTGGAAGTAGCTCTCCGTCTGTCAGCCCTCACTCCACTCTCGCAA GTGATGGAAGTGTGCAGCTGTGGATCTTCCTATTGGACCTCCTCTTATCACCTGACTATCGACACATCATTCAGTGGACAGGACATAAATACGAGTTCCATATCGTCCAACCAGCTGCTCTCGCTATATTGTGGGGTTCCTATAGAAACAGACCTCACATGACCTACGAAAAGATGAGCAGAGCTTTGCGTTATTACTACAGCCGTGGAATTCTTGAGACTGTTCGGGGAAGAAGACAAACATTTTGCTTCTGTTTAGATATTTTCAAATATGTATCCAGTAATAAAGACAAGAAAACTTTAGACTATTTAAGATCTTGTTGTCAACTTTAA